In a single window of the Candidatus Poribacteria bacterium genome:
- the mtnA gene encoding S-methyl-5-thioribose-1-phosphate isomerase, translated as MPLETIRWNRQKNQIELIDQTLLPNELRYISCKSVDELWEAIKNLRVRGAPAIGIAGALGVVLGIWNSRAERYEEFKSQLDSVAGYLATSRPTAVNLFWALDRMRAAAEKHRNRPISELKGILLEEAYKIIEEDRRICRAIGRNGAELLPDECTVLTHCNAGALATADYGTALGVIYAAVEMGKRIKVFADETRPLLQGARLTAWELMQNGVDVTLICDDMAATVMKDGMVDCVIVGADRIAANGDTANKIGTYNLAILAKEHKLPFYVAAPASTFDLSLESGDLIPIERRKPEEIKRPFGLKIAPEEVKVYNPAFDVTPARYITAIITEKGVIHQPLAENIRKMLM; from the coding sequence ATGCCGCTGGAAACGATAAGATGGAACCGTCAGAAGAACCAGATCGAACTGATAGATCAAACCCTGCTTCCGAATGAGCTGAGATATATATCATGTAAGAGCGTGGATGAACTCTGGGAGGCGATCAAAAACCTGAGAGTCCGCGGAGCTCCCGCCATCGGCATCGCAGGGGCGTTGGGAGTTGTTCTGGGCATATGGAACAGCCGAGCCGAAAGGTATGAGGAGTTCAAATCGCAGCTCGATTCCGTCGCCGGTTATCTCGCCACCTCACGTCCCACTGCCGTCAACCTCTTCTGGGCGCTCGATAGGATGAGGGCTGCGGCCGAAAAACATAGGAACAGGCCGATATCCGAACTCAAGGGGATCCTGCTTGAGGAGGCTTACAAGATCATCGAGGAGGACAGGCGGATCTGCCGAGCCATAGGCCGTAATGGCGCCGAGTTGCTGCCTGATGAATGCACCGTCCTGACGCACTGTAACGCCGGCGCTCTGGCCACGGCAGATTACGGAACGGCGCTCGGAGTGATATATGCCGCCGTGGAGATGGGTAAAAGGATAAAGGTCTTCGCCGATGAGACGAGACCTCTCCTGCAGGGTGCCCGGCTGACGGCCTGGGAGCTCATGCAAAACGGCGTTGACGTCACCCTGATCTGCGATGATATGGCCGCGACCGTCATGAAAGATGGCATGGTCGACTGCGTGATCGTCGGGGCGGACAGGATCGCCGCAAACGGCGATACCGCAAACAAGATCGGCACCTATAACCTGGCGATACTGGCTAAAGAACACAAATTGCCCTTCTACGTCGCTGCTCCCGCTTCCACCTTTGACCTCTCGCTGGAAAGCGGCGATCTGATACCGATCGAGCGGAGAAAACCGGAGGAGATCAAACGACCCTTCGGATTGAAGATCGCTCCGGAGGAGGTCAAGGTCTATAACCCCGCCTTCGACGTCACCCCTGCTCGATATATCACGGCCATAATAACGGAGAAAGGCGTCATCCATCAGCCCCTCGCGGAGAACATCCGAAAGATGCTGATGTAA
- the guaB gene encoding IMP dehydrogenase, whose amino-acid sequence MSLNFAGTKFEKEGLSFDDVLLVPAESDVLPSEVDTSSRLTRNIRLNIPICSAAMDTVTESRLAIALAREGGIGIIHRNCTIEEQVSEVDKVKRSESGMIVKPITLPPNATVAEALELMSKYRISGVPITEDGRVNGKLLGIITNRDVRFLERTDQPVSDIMTKENLITAREGVTLEEAKRILYLNRIEKLPVVDEQFRLKGLITIKDIDKLMKYPNACKDEKGRLRVGAAIGASANLEEVAALVEAGVDVLVIDTAHGHSKRVIRATEKVKTAYGDVDLIVGNVATAEATRALIEAGADAVKVGVGPGSVCTTRVVAGVGVPQITAISECAEEADKYDIPVIADGGIRYSGDIVKAIAAGASSVMIGSLFAGTEEAPGEEVIYQGRRFKVYRGMGSLAAMRERGGRERYLQGGVDTSKLVPEGIEGRVPYKGKLSDFVYQLVGGLRAGMGYCGANNIEELRTKTKFIRITWGGLRESHPHDIVITEEAPNYSPSWFFSP is encoded by the coding sequence ATGAGCTTAAATTTCGCCGGCACCAAGTTTGAAAAGGAGGGCCTTTCCTTCGATGATGTTCTGCTGGTGCCTGCTGAATCGGACGTTCTCCCAAGCGAGGTGGACACCTCCTCTCGACTCACCAGAAACATAAGGCTGAATATCCCCATCTGTAGTGCGGCGATGGACACCGTCACGGAATCAAGACTGGCTATAGCCCTGGCACGTGAAGGAGGGATAGGTATTATCCACCGAAACTGCACCATAGAGGAACAGGTGAGCGAGGTCGATAAGGTCAAACGCTCCGAAAGCGGGATGATAGTCAAACCGATTACCCTCCCGCCGAACGCGACCGTTGCCGAAGCGCTGGAGCTGATGAGCAAATATAGGATATCCGGCGTGCCGATAACGGAGGATGGCAGAGTAAACGGGAAGCTGCTGGGGATAATCACAAACAGAGACGTCCGTTTCCTTGAGAGGACGGATCAACCGGTCTCGGATATCATGACCAAGGAAAACCTCATAACCGCAAGAGAGGGGGTCACGCTTGAGGAGGCCAAAAGGATCCTGTATCTCAATCGTATAGAGAAGCTGCCGGTGGTGGATGAGCAGTTTCGCCTCAAGGGGCTGATCACGATAAAGGACATAGACAAGCTGATGAAGTATCCCAACGCCTGTAAGGATGAGAAGGGAAGGCTCAGGGTTGGAGCGGCTATAGGCGCTTCGGCGAATCTGGAGGAGGTCGCCGCTTTGGTTGAAGCGGGGGTGGACGTGCTCGTCATAGACACCGCCCACGGCCATTCCAAACGGGTCATCAGAGCTACCGAGAAGGTGAAAACCGCCTACGGAGATGTCGATCTGATCGTGGGTAACGTCGCCACCGCCGAGGCAACGAGAGCTTTGATAGAGGCGGGAGCCGATGCCGTTAAGGTGGGAGTCGGCCCCGGATCGGTCTGCACCACAAGGGTGGTGGCCGGCGTGGGTGTCCCTCAAATAACGGCGATCAGCGAGTGCGCCGAGGAGGCCGATAAATACGATATCCCCGTCATCGCCGATGGCGGGATCAGATACTCCGGAGATATTGTCAAGGCGATAGCAGCTGGCGCCAGTTCCGTCATGATCGGGAGTCTCTTCGCGGGAACTGAGGAGGCTCCCGGCGAAGAGGTGATCTATCAAGGCAGAAGGTTCAAAGTCTATAGAGGTATGGGATCGCTCGCCGCTATGAGGGAAAGGGGCGGCAGGGAGAGATATCTACAGGGCGGCGTGGATACTTCCAAGCTCGTGCCCGAAGGGATAGAGGGTAGAGTCCCATATAAGGGAAAGTTAAGCGATTTCGTCTATCAACTCGTCGGCGGCCTGAGGGCCGGAATGGGATATTGCGGCGCGAACAACATCGAAGAGCTCAGGACGAAAACCAAGTTCATAAGGATCACCTGGGGTGGGCTGCGGGAAAGCCATCCCCACGATATCGTCATAACCGAGGAGGCACCGAATTACAGTCCAAGCTGGTTTTTCTCGCCCTGA
- a CDS encoding inorganic diphosphatase, whose translation MRRRNPKNIDLGRHAPGVVNVVVVTPKGSRKGYRYDSKRRKFVVDCTFGVPVPTDYGWLPQTIGEDNNPLETMVITRYTARPGYIYQARPIGTLKQKNGEHKIICVMLGDDRFARIQDISDLDNKTIKRIVSFFEPFFEFDGWMDREETYKLIEKSHRRYLDSKTKGKGDAAGNDKMEPSEEPDRTDRSNPASE comes from the coding sequence GTGAGAAGGAGAAATCCGAAAAATATAGATCTGGGAAGACATGCCCCGGGGGTGGTAAATGTAGTGGTGGTGACCCCAAAGGGCAGTAGAAAGGGATACAGATATGACTCCAAAAGACGGAAATTCGTCGTGGATTGTACCTTCGGAGTGCCCGTCCCAACCGATTACGGTTGGCTGCCTCAGACTATCGGCGAGGATAACAACCCGCTGGAGACGATGGTGATCACCAGATATACTGCCCGACCGGGATATATCTATCAGGCCAGACCGATCGGCACTCTCAAACAGAAAAACGGCGAACATAAAATCATATGCGTTATGCTGGGCGATGATCGCTTCGCCAGGATCCAGGATATCTCCGACCTGGACAATAAGACGATCAAGAGGATCGTCTCCTTCTTTGAACCCTTCTTTGAGTTCGACGGATGGATGGACAGGGAGGAGACCTATAAGCTGATCGAGAAGTCACACCGAAGATACCTCGATTCGAAAACGAAAGGTAAGGGAGATGCCGCTGGAAACGATAAGATGGAACCGTCAGAAGAACCAGATCGAACTGATAGATCAAACCCTGCTTCCGAATGA